One Limisphaera ngatamarikiensis genomic region harbors:
- a CDS encoding Do family serine endopeptidase, which yields MAGRSNGHTNLRRRGISSWLIPAMVLGLGLWAPITVTWAQRPLPRLTLDTEPLPPELKERTSLAPVVKKAAPSVVTIYTTRTVRGTDWAHPFLDDPWFRRFFGDRFRRERLPREFQARGLGSGVIVSEDGYILTNFHVVEQADEIRVRLADGKTEYQAEVIGADPHTDVAVLKIPGRGLPAMVIADSDQLEVGDLVLALGNPFGVGQTVTMGIVSAVGRGELGLTDYEDFIQTDAPINVGNSGGALVDVRGRLVGINTAIVSGGGGSVGVGFAVPINMARLVMERLLTEGRIRRGYLGIYLRRLTPELSRELDLPDTSGALVGGVAPGTPAEAAGLREGDLVLEFNGRTVRDARHLRLMASQSQPGTEATLKVWRNGQVRTVRLTLGELPDSEAVAESVPPPETGPWEDLEWAPLDPQTRREREIPDYIQGVLVLRVPARSPAAQAGLRPGDVLLQVNGRRVRTPEEAQRALEEAAGPEVRLRVWRREGNRSGTQVLVVPTQPRTR from the coding sequence GTGGCAGGGCGATCAAACGGGCACACGAACCTGCGGCGCCGCGGGATCAGCTCATGGCTGATCCCAGCCATGGTTCTGGGGCTGGGGCTTTGGGCGCCGATCACGGTGACCTGGGCCCAACGGCCCCTGCCCAGGCTGACCCTCGACACGGAGCCGTTACCGCCGGAACTGAAGGAACGGACCAGCCTGGCGCCGGTGGTCAAGAAGGCGGCGCCCAGCGTGGTCACCATCTACACGACCCGGACCGTGCGCGGAACCGACTGGGCCCATCCGTTCCTGGACGACCCCTGGTTTCGGCGGTTTTTCGGTGACCGTTTTCGGCGGGAACGGTTGCCGCGCGAGTTTCAAGCGCGCGGGTTGGGTTCGGGCGTGATCGTTTCCGAAGACGGATACATCCTCACCAACTTTCACGTGGTGGAACAGGCCGACGAGATCCGGGTCCGCCTGGCGGATGGCAAGACCGAGTACCAGGCCGAGGTGATCGGGGCGGATCCGCACACGGACGTGGCGGTGCTGAAGATCCCGGGGCGGGGCCTCCCTGCCATGGTGATCGCCGACAGCGATCAACTGGAGGTGGGCGACCTGGTCCTGGCGTTGGGCAATCCCTTTGGCGTGGGGCAGACGGTGACGATGGGCATCGTGAGCGCCGTGGGAAGGGGTGAACTGGGCCTGACCGACTACGAGGACTTCATCCAGACCGATGCACCCATCAACGTCGGCAATTCCGGAGGCGCCCTGGTGGACGTGCGGGGCCGGTTGGTGGGGATCAACACCGCGATCGTGTCGGGCGGCGGCGGCAGCGTAGGCGTCGGTTTTGCCGTGCCGATCAACATGGCGCGGCTGGTGATGGAACGGCTGCTAACCGAGGGACGCATCCGACGCGGGTACCTCGGCATTTACCTGCGCCGACTCACGCCCGAGCTGAGCCGCGAGCTGGATCTGCCGGATACCTCGGGCGCCCTGGTGGGGGGCGTGGCCCCGGGAACGCCGGCCGAAGCGGCCGGTCTGCGCGAGGGCGATCTGGTGCTGGAATTCAACGGCCGCACCGTCCGGGATGCCCGTCATCTCAGGTTGATGGCCTCGCAGTCACAGCCGGGAACCGAGGCCACCTTGAAGGTCTGGCGCAACGGTCAGGTCCGTACCGTCCGACTCACGCTGGGCGAACTGCCCGATTCAGAAGCCGTCGCCGAATCCGTGCCCCCGCCCGAGACCGGTCCGTGGGAGGACCTGGAATGGGCACCGCTGGATCCTCAGACGCGGCGCGAGCGCGAGATCCCGGATTACATCCAGGGCGTGCTGGTCCTCCGCGTGCCGGCCCGGTCGCCGGCCGCACAAGCCGGATTGCGACCCGGCGACGTCCTGCTTCAGGTCAACGGCCGGCGGGTACGGACGCCGGAGGAGGCACAGCGCGCGTTGGAAGAGGCAGCCGGGCCGGAGGTGCGGTTGCGGGTATGGCGCAGGGAGGGGAACCGTTCCGGCAC